From Pseudomonas sp. CCI4.2, one genomic window encodes:
- a CDS encoding YbaY family lipoprotein produces the protein MSLRPLALLCLVGLLAACSSEVPKKPVAAKAAIQQPAPVKVQEGLGPLPIYQRELSGQLLGAPPGSQVELALLIIDDRGRPQRLLANITLTGTNQPLPFQLRFNPDSFPVGARVELRGRASQSGQLILHLPSLRIEQGNTQALGALQLLVAP, from the coding sequence ATGTCGTTACGACCCCTTGCTTTGCTCTGCCTCGTCGGCCTGTTGGCTGCTTGCAGCAGCGAAGTGCCCAAAAAGCCCGTCGCGGCCAAAGCAGCAATCCAGCAGCCCGCCCCCGTTAAAGTTCAGGAGGGGTTGGGGCCGTTACCCATCTACCAGCGCGAATTGAGCGGCCAATTGCTCGGCGCACCGCCCGGCTCGCAAGTTGAACTGGCGCTGCTGATCATCGACGACCGGGGCCGTCCACAGCGTTTATTGGCCAACATCACGCTGACGGGCACCAATCAACCCCTGCCGTTTCAGCTGCGTTTCAACCCGGACTCCTTCCCGGTCGGCGCCCGCGTGGAATTACGCGGCCGGGCGAGTCAGTCCGGTCAATTGATCCTGCACCTGCCGTCGCTGCGTATCGAACAAGGTAATACCCAGGCGCTGGGAGCGTTGCAGCTGCTTGTGGCGCCGTAA
- the ribD gene encoding bifunctional diaminohydroxyphosphoribosylaminopyrimidine deaminase/5-amino-6-(5-phosphoribosylamino)uracil reductase RibD: MNSLSTEQGALDRHYMARALELARNGIYTAHPNPRVGCVIVRDGQVVGEGWHIRAGEPHAEVYALRQAGDKANGATVYVTLEPCSHHGRTPPCADALVNAGVARVVAAMQDPNPDVAGKGLLRLMTAGIAVQSGVLESDARALNKGFLKRMEHGLPYVRVKLAMSLDGRTAMASGESKWITGPAARSAVQRLRAQSSVVLTGADTVLADGARLTVRPDELGLDPELTALALTRPPLRVLVDGRLRVPLDAPFFQAGNTLVVTCAAASARERYLAEGHELLALANSAGQVDLHKMMVELAARGVNDVLIETGPGLAGAFTRLGLVDEFQIFVAGKFLGSSARPLLDLPLAKMSEALELKIIEMRAVGDDWRVIAVPA, from the coding sequence ATGAACTCACTTTCGACTGAACAGGGCGCTCTAGACCGCCACTACATGGCCCGCGCGTTGGAACTCGCGCGCAACGGCATTTATACCGCGCACCCAAACCCACGGGTCGGCTGCGTCATCGTCCGCGACGGGCAGGTGGTCGGCGAAGGCTGGCACATCCGCGCCGGTGAGCCGCACGCCGAGGTGTATGCGCTGCGTCAAGCGGGCGACAAGGCCAACGGCGCCACGGTTTACGTCACCCTTGAGCCGTGCAGTCACCATGGCCGTACACCGCCGTGTGCCGACGCCTTGGTCAATGCCGGTGTCGCGCGGGTTGTCGCGGCCATGCAAGACCCCAATCCGGACGTGGCCGGCAAAGGCTTGTTGCGCTTGATGACGGCGGGTATCGCCGTACAAAGCGGCGTGCTGGAAAGTGACGCGCGAGCACTGAACAAAGGCTTTTTGAAGCGCATGGAACACGGCCTGCCCTACGTGCGGGTTAAGTTGGCCATGAGCCTGGACGGTCGCACCGCCATGGCCAGCGGCGAAAGCAAATGGATAACCGGCCCCGCCGCGCGTTCTGCGGTGCAGCGCCTTCGTGCGCAATCGAGCGTGGTGTTGACCGGTGCCGACACTGTGCTGGCCGACGGCGCACGCCTGACGGTGCGTCCAGACGAATTGGGGCTTGATCCGGAACTGACCGCGTTGGCCCTCACACGTCCGCCTTTGCGCGTTCTGGTGGATGGCCGACTGCGGGTGCCGCTCGATGCGCCTTTCTTTCAGGCAGGCAATACCTTGGTGGTGACCTGCGCCGCCGCGTCTGCGCGTGAGCGTTATCTTGCCGAAGGTCACGAACTGCTGGCCTTGGCCAACAGCGCCGGGCAAGTGGATTTGCACAAAATGATGGTCGAACTGGCGGCGCGTGGGGTTAATGACGTGCTGATCGAAACTGGCCCAGGCTTGGCGGGTGCGTTTACCCGGCTCGGGCTGGTCGATGAGTTTCAGATTTTTGTCGCAGGTAAATTCCTGGGTTCCTCGGCGCGGCCGCTCCTCGATCTGCCGTTGGCGAAAATGAGCGAAGCGCTGGAACTCAAAATCATTGAAATGCGTGCTGTCGGTGATGATTGGCGAGTCATCGCCGTGCCCGCCTGA
- the nusB gene encoding transcription antitermination factor NusB, producing the protein MISDESDQFNPRDAKDPEVAKGKSAKRREARQLATQALYQWHMAGHSLNEIEAQFRVDNDFSNVDATYFQELLHGVPTNKTEIDTALVPCLDITIEELDPVELAILRLSTYELLKRIDVPYRVVINEGIELAKVYGSTDGHKFVNGVLDKLAPRVREAEVKAHKRS; encoded by the coding sequence ATGATTTCCGACGAAAGCGACCAGTTCAACCCACGTGATGCCAAAGACCCAGAAGTCGCAAAAGGCAAAAGCGCCAAGCGTCGTGAAGCGCGTCAGCTCGCGACTCAAGCGCTGTATCAGTGGCACATGGCAGGGCATTCGCTGAACGAAATCGAAGCGCAATTTCGCGTCGATAACGATTTCAGCAACGTCGACGCCACTTACTTCCAGGAATTGCTGCACGGCGTTCCGACCAACAAGACCGAGATCGATACTGCCCTCGTGCCTTGCCTGGACATCACCATTGAAGAACTCGACCCGGTTGAGCTGGCGATTCTGCGTCTGTCGACGTACGAACTGCTCAAGCGCATCGACGTGCCGTACCGCGTTGTGATCAACGAAGGCATCGAGCTGGCGAAAGTCTATGGCTCTACCGACGGCCACAAGTTCGTCAATGGCGTGCTGGATAAACTGGCTCCGCGCGTGCGTGAAGCCGAGGTAAAGGCTCACAAGCGTTCTTGA
- the ribE gene encoding 6,7-dimethyl-8-ribityllumazine synthase: MTLKTIEGTFITPQGRYALVVGRFNSFVVESLVSGAVDALVRHGVSESNITIIRAPGAFEIPLVVQKVAQRSEYAAIIALGAVIRGGTPHFEYVAGECVKGLSQVSMEFGVPVSFGVLTVDSIEQAIERSGTKAGNKGAEAALCAIEMVSLLAQLEAQ; this comes from the coding sequence ATGACCCTGAAGACCATCGAAGGTACCTTCATCACTCCCCAAGGCCGCTACGCCTTGGTGGTTGGCCGCTTCAACAGCTTTGTCGTCGAAAGCCTGGTGAGCGGCGCTGTTGATGCATTGGTTCGCCATGGTGTGAGCGAAAGCAACATCACCATCATCCGTGCGCCGGGTGCCTTCGAAATTCCACTGGTGGTGCAAAAAGTTGCTCAGCGCAGCGAGTACGCCGCCATCATCGCGTTGGGCGCTGTTATTCGTGGCGGTACTCCGCACTTCGAATATGTCGCTGGCGAATGCGTCAAAGGCCTGTCCCAAGTTTCCATGGAGTTCGGCGTGCCGGTTTCTTTCGGCGTGTTGACAGTCGATTCCATAGAGCAAGCCATCGAACGTTCCGGCACTAAAGCCGGCAATAAAGGCGCTGAAGCCGCCCTTTGCGCTATTGAAATGGTTAGCTTGCTGGCACAGTTGGAGGCCCAATGA
- the dxs gene encoding 1-deoxy-D-xylulose-5-phosphate synthase, which yields MPTTFKEIPRERPTTPLLDRANTPDGLRRLGEAELETLADELRLELLYTVGQTGGHFGAGLGVIELTIALHYVFDTPDDRLVWDVGHQAYPHKILTGRRLQMGSLRQKDGVAAFPRRSESEYDTFGVGHSSTSISAALGMALGARLQNSSRKAIAVIGDGALTAGMAFEALNHAPEVNADMLVILNDNDMSISRNVGGLSNYLAKILSSRTYASMREGSKKVLSRLPGAWEIARRTEEYAKGMLVPGTLFEELGWNYIGPIDGHDLPTLIATLRNMRDLKGPQFLHVVTKKGKGFAPAEADPIGYHAITKLEPLDAPAAAPKKVSGPKYSGVFGQWICDMAEADPRLVGITPAMKEGSDLVEFSELYPERYFDVAIAEQHAVTLAAGMACEGAKPVVAIYSTFLQRGYDQLIHDVAVQNLDVLFAIDRAGLVGEDGPTHAGSFDLSYLRCIPGILVMTPSDENELRKMLSTGYLYAGPAAVRYPRGTGPNALIDSGLEPLEIGKGVVRRTGQKVAILVFGVQLAEALKVAETLDATVVDMRFVKPLDEALVRKMAAEHDLLVTLEENAIMGGAGAALSEFLARENILKSVLHLGLPDSYVEHGKPAQMLAECGLDEAGIEASIRQRLELIAR from the coding sequence ATGCCCACGACGTTCAAAGAGATCCCCCGCGAGCGCCCAACGACGCCCCTGCTCGACCGCGCGAATACGCCGGACGGCTTGCGCCGGCTGGGTGAGGCCGAGCTGGAAACCCTGGCGGACGAACTGCGCCTGGAGTTGCTCTATACCGTAGGCCAGACGGGCGGGCACTTTGGTGCCGGCCTGGGCGTCATCGAGCTGACCATCGCCCTGCATTATGTTTTCGATACCCCGGACGACCGCCTGGTCTGGGACGTGGGCCATCAGGCTTACCCGCACAAGATTCTCACCGGTCGCCGCCTACAAATGGGCAGCCTGCGGCAGAAAGACGGTGTTGCCGCCTTTCCGCGTCGCAGTGAGAGTGAGTACGACACCTTTGGCGTCGGTCACTCCAGCACCTCGATCAGCGCCGCATTGGGCATGGCCCTAGGCGCGCGCCTACAAAACAGCTCCCGCAAGGCCATCGCCGTGATCGGTGACGGCGCACTGACCGCAGGCATGGCTTTCGAAGCGCTGAACCACGCGCCCGAGGTTAACGCTGACATGCTGGTTATCCTCAACGACAACGACATGTCGATCTCGCGCAACGTTGGCGGGCTGTCGAATTATCTGGCGAAGATTCTTTCCAGCCGCACCTACGCCAGCATGCGCGAGGGCAGCAAAAAAGTGCTGTCACGCCTGCCTGGGGCCTGGGAAATTGCCCGACGCACCGAAGAATACGCCAAGGGCATGTTGGTTCCAGGCACGCTGTTCGAAGAGCTGGGCTGGAACTACATTGGTCCGATCGACGGCCACGACCTGCCAACCTTGATCGCAACCTTGCGCAACATGCGTGATCTCAAAGGTCCGCAGTTCTTGCACGTGGTGACTAAAAAAGGCAAAGGTTTCGCCCCGGCGGAAGCAGACCCGATTGGCTATCACGCGATTACCAAACTCGAACCCTTGGACGCCCCCGCTGCCGCGCCGAAAAAAGTTAGCGGGCCGAAGTATTCCGGCGTGTTCGGCCAATGGATTTGCGACATGGCTGAGGCTGACCCGCGCCTGGTCGGCATTACACCAGCGATGAAAGAAGGCTCGGACCTGGTTGAATTCAGCGAGCTTTATCCAGAACGCTATTTCGACGTCGCCATCGCCGAACAGCATGCAGTGACGCTGGCAGCGGGCATGGCATGCGAAGGCGCCAAGCCGGTGGTAGCGATCTATTCCACTTTCTTGCAGCGCGGCTACGATCAACTGATCCACGACGTCGCAGTGCAGAATCTCGATGTACTTTTTGCGATCGACCGCGCCGGTCTGGTCGGTGAAGACGGCCCGACCCATGCGGGCAGCTTCGATTTGTCTTACTTACGCTGCATCCCCGGCATTCTGGTGATGACGCCCAGCGATGAAAACGAATTACGCAAAATGCTCAGTACCGGGTATTTGTACGCGGGTCCTGCGGCTGTTCGTTATCCACGCGGCACGGGGCCGAATGCGCTGATCGACAGCGGTCTTGAACCATTGGAAATCGGCAAGGGCGTGGTTCGTCGCACCGGGCAGAAAGTCGCCATCTTGGTCTTTGGCGTGCAATTGGCTGAAGCCCTGAAAGTGGCTGAAACCCTGGACGCCACCGTGGTCGACATGCGCTTCGTCAAGCCGTTGGATGAAGCACTGGTTCGGAAAATGGCCGCTGAGCACGACCTGTTGGTGACCCTGGAAGAGAACGCCATCATGGGCGGTGCCGGTGCTGCCCTCAGTGAGTTCCTGGCTAGAGAAAACATCCTCAAGTCCGTGCTGCACCTGGGCTTGCCCGACAGCTACGTCGAACACGGCAAGCCTGCGCAAATGCTGGCCGAATGCGGGTTGGACGAAGCCGGGATTGAAGCATCGATCAGGCAGCGTTTGGAGTTGATAGCGCGCTGA
- the ribA gene encoding GTP cyclohydrolase II produces MPVVFVAASKLPTSFAQFTMHGFLEEATGREHIVLSLGDVADGAPVLGRVHSECLTGDALFSQRCDCGSQLEAALRAIASEGRGVLLYLRQEGRGIGLLNKIRAYELQDGGADTVEANERLGFAADQRDYAICLPMLEHMGVKSLRLMTNNPRKVKALTDMGITIAERVPLHTGHNPHNKQYLATKAGKLGHLMGNEHLTEAGRA; encoded by the coding sequence GTGCCCGTCGTCTTCGTCGCTGCTTCCAAGCTGCCAACATCCTTTGCGCAATTCACCATGCACGGCTTTCTTGAGGAAGCCACCGGGCGCGAGCACATCGTTCTCAGTCTCGGTGACGTGGCTGATGGCGCGCCAGTACTGGGCCGTGTGCATTCCGAATGCCTGACTGGCGATGCGTTGTTCAGTCAGCGCTGCGACTGTGGCTCCCAACTCGAAGCGGCGTTGCGCGCCATCGCCTCCGAAGGCCGTGGCGTGTTGTTGTACCTGCGACAGGAAGGTCGGGGTATTGGTCTGCTGAACAAAATTCGCGCTTACGAGCTTCAAGATGGCGGTGCTGACACCGTTGAAGCGAACGAGCGCTTGGGTTTCGCCGCCGATCAGCGCGATTACGCCATCTGCTTGCCGATGCTTGAGCACATGGGTGTCAAATCCTTGCGCTTGATGACGAACAACCCACGTAAGGTCAAGGCACTGACCGACATGGGTATCACCATCGCCGAGCGCGTGCCGCTGCACACAGGGCATAACCCGCACAACAAACAGTACCTGGCGACCAAGGCTGGCAAGCTCGGTCACTTGATGGGCAACGAACATCTGACTGAGGCTGGCCGCGCGTGA
- a CDS encoding phosphatidylglycerophosphatase A: MTNHSKRTPGQRVPPTVWTNPWHFLAFGFGSGTLPKAPGTWGSLVALPFIPLWQLLPDWGYWLMLGITMLFGVWLCGKVADDLGVHDHEGIVWDEFVGMWITLWLVPEGWYWLLAGFLMFRFFDILKPWPIRWIDKHVHGGVGIMLDDVLAGVFAWLGMHALVWLVAWL; encoded by the coding sequence GTGACAAATCATTCTAAAAGAACACCAGGACAACGGGTGCCGCCGACGGTGTGGACCAACCCTTGGCATTTCCTGGCGTTCGGTTTCGGTTCCGGCACACTGCCCAAGGCGCCTGGCACCTGGGGTTCATTGGTCGCGTTACCGTTTATTCCGCTGTGGCAGCTGCTGCCCGATTGGGGCTATTGGTTGATGCTGGGCATCACCATGCTGTTCGGCGTGTGGCTGTGCGGCAAGGTCGCCGATGACCTTGGCGTGCATGACCATGAAGGCATTGTGTGGGACGAATTCGTCGGGATGTGGATTACCCTGTGGCTAGTGCCCGAAGGTTGGTACTGGTTGCTGGCGGGGTTTTTAATGTTCCGCTTCTTCGACATTCTTAAGCCGTGGCCGATTCGCTGGATCGATAAACACGTCCACGGCGGCGTCGGCATCATGCTCGATGACGTGCTGGCGGGGGTGTTTGCCTGGTTGGGAATGCATGCGCTGGTGTGGCTTGTTGCCTGGCTCTAA
- the nrdR gene encoding transcriptional regulator NrdR encodes MHCPFCGANDTKVIDSRLVAEGEQVRRRRECLACGERFTTFETAELVLPRLIKQDGSRQPFDDDKLRAGMQRALEKRPVSVELLEASLARIKYKLRATGEREVKSLVVGELVMGELQKLDEVAYIRFASVYRRFQDLNEFREEIDRLAREPVKE; translated from the coding sequence ATGCACTGTCCTTTTTGCGGTGCCAATGACACCAAGGTCATTGATTCGCGCCTCGTCGCCGAAGGCGAGCAAGTCCGTCGCCGTCGCGAATGCTTGGCCTGTGGCGAGCGTTTCACGACGTTTGAAACCGCCGAACTGGTACTCCCGCGCCTGATCAAGCAAGACGGCAGCCGTCAACCCTTCGACGACGATAAGCTTCGCGCCGGTATGCAGCGCGCGTTGGAAAAACGCCCAGTCAGTGTTGAGCTTCTTGAGGCATCGCTGGCGCGTATCAAGTACAAGCTGCGGGCAACCGGCGAGCGCGAGGTTAAATCGCTGGTGGTGGGCGAACTGGTGATGGGCGAGCTGCAAAAGCTTGATGAAGTGGCCTACATCCGCTTCGCTTCAGTGTATCGACGTTTTCAGGACCTCAATGAATTCCGGGAAGAGATCGACCGTCTTGCCCGCGAACCGGTGAAAGAATGA
- a CDS encoding riboflavin synthase, protein MFTGIIESIGSIRALTPKGGDVRVHVATGKLDLSDVKLGDSIAVNGVCLTAVELPGDGFWADVSRETLDCTAFDDLKTGSPVNLEKALTPTTRLGGHLVSGHVDGVGEVLSREENARAIQFRIRAPRELAKYISHKGSITVDGTSLTVNAVNGAEFDLTIVPHTLAETIMAEYKTGRRVNLEVDLLARYLERLLLGDKAAEPNAATGGITESFLAANGYLKS, encoded by the coding sequence ATGTTTACCGGCATTATTGAATCGATTGGCAGTATCCGCGCGCTGACCCCAAAAGGCGGCGATGTCCGTGTTCATGTGGCCACCGGCAAACTCGACCTCAGCGACGTCAAACTCGGCGACAGCATTGCGGTAAATGGCGTCTGCCTGACTGCTGTTGAGTTACCGGGCGATGGTTTTTGGGCAGACGTGAGTCGCGAAACCCTCGATTGCACGGCCTTCGACGATCTGAAGACCGGCAGCCCGGTGAACCTGGAAAAAGCCCTGACCCCGACCACGCGTCTCGGCGGTCATTTGGTCAGCGGACACGTCGACGGTGTAGGCGAAGTGCTGTCGCGGGAGGAGAATGCCCGCGCTATCCAGTTCCGCATCCGTGCACCCCGTGAGTTGGCCAAATACATCTCGCACAAAGGCTCGATCACCGTCGACGGCACCAGCCTGACTGTGAACGCTGTGAATGGCGCAGAATTCGATCTGACTATCGTCCCGCACACCCTGGCCGAAACCATCATGGCCGAGTACAAAACGGGGCGTCGGGTCAATCTGGAAGTGGACTTGCTGGCACGTTACCTGGAGCGTTTGTTGTTGGGCGATAAGGCCGCAGAGCCGAACGCTGCAACAGGCGGCATTACCGAAAGCTTTCTGGCCGCCAATGGCTACCTAAAATCCTGA
- a CDS encoding exodeoxyribonuclease VII small subunit: MARKKAALDFEQSLADLQTLVERLENGELSLEDSLTAFEQGIRLTRDCQGALAQAEQKVQVLLERDGELAEEPFDADLPE; the protein is encoded by the coding sequence ATGGCCCGCAAAAAAGCTGCACTGGATTTCGAACAGTCCCTCGCTGATCTGCAAACGCTGGTCGAACGTCTCGAAAACGGCGAACTGTCGTTGGAAGACTCATTGACGGCCTTCGAGCAAGGTATTCGCTTGACCCGTGACTGCCAAGGCGCATTGGCCCAAGCCGAGCAAAAGGTGCAAGTCTTGCTCGAACGCGACGGCGAACTGGCTGAAGAGCCGTTCGATGCGGACCTGCCGGAATGA
- a CDS encoding MFS transporter, whose translation MTRNNVRRRLALAWWWQLFLTLAPLLVVNGIFGTSDALVPILAMPMFVAGLATMFVSLKYFGPYKHALIATEKALDTPEEPAAWIELAARRRMAFLAAGLPAWIGALAVFVGLEAVPLFLLAFSSVVLLYLYRIPRQLG comes from the coding sequence GTGACTCGAAACAACGTCCGTCGTCGATTGGCCTTGGCATGGTGGTGGCAGCTGTTTTTGACCTTGGCGCCGCTGCTGGTGGTCAACGGGATTTTCGGCACCAGCGATGCGCTCGTGCCGATTCTGGCGATGCCGATGTTTGTCGCAGGGCTGGCGACAATGTTTGTCAGTTTGAAATACTTCGGCCCTTACAAGCATGCGTTGATCGCCACCGAAAAAGCCTTGGACACCCCTGAAGAACCCGCTGCCTGGATTGAATTGGCAGCACGTCGACGCATGGCTTTCTTGGCCGCGGGCCTGCCTGCGTGGATCGGCGCTCTGGCGGTATTTGTCGGGCTTGAGGCTGTGCCGTTATTTCTCTTGGCGTTCTCCAGCGTCGTGCTGTTGTACCTCTACCGCATCCCACGTCAGCTGGGTTAA
- the thiL gene encoding thiamine-phosphate kinase — protein sequence MDEFALIRNYFAAAPCAQAGEGVALGIGDDCALLTVPPGEQLAISTDTLVCGVHFPERCDPFLLGQRALAVSASDLAAMGATPLAFTLALTLPDVDADWLQAFARGLNLMAQQCSLQLVGGDTTRGPLSLTMTVFGRVPTGLALTRRGAQVGDLLCVGGALGDGAGALPLVLNQRTAETSTAEALLARYWSPHPQLMLGLALRGNATAALDISDGLLADCGHIADASAVRLVIERDALPLSTPLVGFLGLEAAREVALSGGDDYVLAFTLPASKVAGLLAAGLPVHVIGRVEAGQGVCLIDSDGTDVTPLARGYQHFQEHP from the coding sequence ATGGACGAATTCGCCCTGATACGTAACTACTTCGCCGCTGCGCCCTGTGCGCAAGCGGGCGAGGGCGTTGCATTGGGGATCGGCGACGATTGCGCCCTGCTGACGGTGCCGCCCGGCGAACAGTTAGCAATTTCTACTGATACGTTGGTTTGCGGCGTGCATTTTCCCGAGCGCTGCGACCCGTTTCTGCTGGGCCAGCGTGCGCTTGCGGTGTCTGCCAGCGATTTGGCCGCCATGGGTGCAACCCCACTCGCCTTTACCCTTGCCCTGACCTTGCCCGACGTCGATGCCGACTGGCTGCAAGCGTTCGCCCGTGGTTTGAACCTGATGGCGCAGCAATGTTCGCTGCAACTGGTGGGGGGCGACACCACGCGCGGGCCGCTGAGTTTGACGATGACCGTGTTTGGCCGGGTGCCTACCGGTCTAGCCTTGACTCGCCGCGGCGCCCAAGTGGGTGATCTGTTGTGCGTCGGCGGTGCGTTAGGTGATGGCGCCGGTGCATTGCCGTTGGTGCTCAACCAGCGCACGGCCGAAACCTCTACCGCTGAAGCCTTGTTGGCGCGCTATTGGTCGCCACACCCGCAATTGATGTTAGGGCTGGCCCTGCGCGGCAACGCTACCGCCGCGTTGGATATCTCCGATGGGTTATTGGCTGATTGCGGGCACATTGCTGATGCGTCCGCTGTACGGCTGGTGATCGAGCGCGATGCGCTGCCGCTTTCGACGCCGCTAGTGGGGTTTCTTGGGTTGGAGGCGGCACGCGAAGTGGCGCTTAGTGGCGGCGACGATTATGTGTTGGCATTTACCCTGCCCGCGTCGAAGGTGGCCGGATTGCTTGCTGCGGGGTTGCCCGTGCATGTGATTGGCCGGGTCGAGGCAGGGCAGGGTGTTTGCCTGATCGACAGTGACGGAACAGATGTCACGCCATTGGCGCGGGGCTATCAACATTTTCAGGAGCACCCGTGA
- the ribBA gene encoding bifunctional 3,4-dihydroxy-2-butanone-4-phosphate synthase/GTP cyclohydrolase II: MALNSIEELVEDIRLGKMVILMDDEDRENEGDLIMAAECVQAEHINFMAKHARGLICMPMSRERCETLKLPLMAPRNGSGFGTKFTVSIEAAEGVTTGISAADRARTVQAAASKDAKAEDIVSPGHIFPLMAQAGGTLARAGHTEAACDLARMAGFEPSGVICEVMNDDGTMSRRPELETFAAEHGIKIGTIADLIHYRMIHERTVQRIAEQPMDSELGQFNLVTYRDSVEGDVHLALTLGKICAEEPTLVRVHNMDPLRDLLMVKQPGRWSLRAAMTAVAEAGSGVVLLLGHPLDGDVLLAHIRDTAANTAVKTPTTYSIVGAGSQILRDLGVRKMRLMSSPMKFNAISGFDLEVVEYVPSE, from the coding sequence GTGGCGCTCAACAGCATTGAAGAACTGGTTGAAGATATCCGCCTGGGCAAAATGGTCATCCTCATGGATGACGAAGACCGCGAGAACGAAGGCGACCTGATCATGGCCGCCGAGTGCGTCCAGGCTGAACACATCAACTTCATGGCCAAGCACGCCCGTGGCTTGATTTGCATGCCCATGAGCCGCGAGCGCTGCGAAACGCTCAAGCTGCCGTTGATGGCGCCGCGCAACGGCTCCGGTTTCGGTACTAAGTTCACGGTGTCGATCGAAGCGGCTGAAGGCGTCACCACCGGTATCTCTGCTGCCGACCGTGCGCGCACGGTTCAGGCCGCCGCGTCCAAGGACGCCAAGGCTGAAGACATCGTTAGCCCAGGTCATATCTTCCCGTTGATGGCCCAGGCCGGCGGCACCCTAGCACGCGCCGGTCACACCGAAGCCGCCTGCGACCTGGCCCGGATGGCCGGTTTCGAGCCCAGCGGTGTGATTTGCGAAGTGATGAACGACGACGGCACCATGTCTCGTCGTCCTGAACTGGAAACCTTTGCCGCCGAACATGGCATCAAGATCGGTACCATTGCCGACCTGATTCATTACCGGATGATCCACGAGCGTACCGTTCAGCGGATCGCCGAGCAGCCGATGGACAGCGAGTTGGGCCAGTTCAACCTGGTGACCTACCGCGATTCAGTCGAAGGTGATGTGCACCTGGCGCTGACCTTGGGCAAAATTTGCGCTGAAGAGCCGACGTTGGTTCGGGTGCACAACATGGACCCGCTACGTGACCTGTTGATGGTCAAGCAGCCCGGTCGCTGGAGCCTGCGAGCCGCGATGACTGCCGTGGCCGAGGCGGGCAGCGGCGTTGTGTTACTGCTGGGCCATCCTTTGGATGGCGACGTGTTGCTGGCGCATATCCGTGACACCGCAGCGAACACGGCGGTGAAGACACCGACCACTTACAGCATCGTCGGTGCGGGTTCGCAGATCTTGCGCGACTTGGGCGTACGTAAAATGCGCTTGATGAGTTCGCCAATGAAGTTCAATGCGATATCCGGTTTCGATCTGGAAGTTGTAGAATACGTGCCCTCCGAATAA
- a CDS encoding farnesyl diphosphate synthase, with translation MIALYQARIQARVNAALDGLFQAPSPELTRLYAAMRYSVMNGGKRVRPLLAYAACEALGSPSALADGAACAVELIHAYSLVHDDLPAMDDDDLRRGQPTTHKAFDEACAILAGDGLQSLAFSVLLDSTLTPQDADTRLNMVQVLAHAAGPAGMVGGQAIDLGSVGLKLDQAALAFMHRHKTGALIEASVTLGALASGRAEASELNALQTYAQAVGLAFQVQDDILDVESDTATLGKRQGADIARDKPTYPALLGLVAAKSYALELRDQALHALRPFDAAAEPLRELARYIVDRRS, from the coding sequence ATGATTGCCCTCTATCAGGCCCGTATTCAGGCCCGCGTCAACGCGGCCCTTGATGGCCTGTTTCAGGCACCTAGCCCAGAATTGACCCGCCTGTATGCAGCCATGCGCTACAGCGTAATGAACGGTGGCAAGCGTGTTCGCCCGCTGCTTGCCTATGCAGCCTGCGAAGCGCTGGGCTCGCCTTCAGCATTGGCCGATGGTGCGGCGTGCGCAGTGGAGCTGATTCATGCGTATTCGCTGGTGCATGACGATTTACCGGCGATGGACGACGACGATTTGCGTCGCGGCCAGCCCACCACCCACAAAGCCTTCGATGAAGCCTGCGCGATTCTTGCCGGAGATGGCCTGCAAAGCCTGGCCTTCAGCGTGTTGCTCGATTCGACCCTGACGCCGCAAGATGCCGACACTCGACTTAACATGGTTCAGGTTCTGGCACACGCCGCAGGGCCGGCTGGGATGGTTGGCGGACAAGCCATCGATCTGGGTTCAGTAGGCCTCAAGCTTGATCAGGCCGCCTTGGCTTTCATGCACCGGCACAAGACCGGCGCACTGATCGAAGCCAGCGTTACGCTTGGCGCTTTGGCCAGTGGCCGCGCCGAAGCTTCCGAACTCAACGCCCTGCAGACCTATGCACAAGCCGTCGGTCTGGCGTTTCAGGTGCAGGACGACATTCTTGACGTCGAAAGCGATACCGCCACCCTCGGCAAGCGCCAAGGTGCCGATATTGCTCGCGACAAACCCACCTACCCCGCGCTGCTGGGCCTGGTCGCTGCCAAAAGCTACGCGCTGGAGCTGCGTGATCAGGCGCTGCATGCCCTGCGACCTTTCGACGCGGCCGCCGAGCCGTTGCGCGAACTCGCACGCTATATCGTCGATCGCCGCAGCTAA